The Leptospira ellinghausenii genome contains the following window.
CTTCTAAAGAAAATACTGCCTCATCCGCTGTTGGCACTATCATCCTTCGAATGGGACAGTTGGGGTCGGTGGGATCAGATAAAGATAAATAATAAGGAGTGGTCGAAACCAGTAACCGGATGGTTTGTTGGATCCCAATCCTTTCTGATTCAGTGAGTAAAAAATAACGAGAAAGATCCTCCCCCTTCACTCGGTTTTGCAACTGTGATGTGGGATCAGTCCAAATCGTCTTGGAAAACAATTCTTCTCTGGCCCGAAGAATTTCTGATAAACTGTTTTGCACGAGCATAAGATTTTATTCCTTACTTGCCAACAGACCACCAAATTCTTTTCTGGTGGTAATGCAAGAAAACCGCTTGGGGGAAATCCGTATGGTCGCCTTCGATGTCGACGGGACCTTATTTTCCTCAGAATCCATAATCTTTAAGACGTATGTGCAGGCAATCGAAGAGTTTGCTAAGAAAACGGGAAAAATTACATCCCTACCCACACACGATCAGATCATCAATGAAATTGGAAAACCAGTGCGGACTATTTTTGCAAACCTTCTCCCCTCATTACCAGAGTCCGAACGAGATTCCATTTCCTCCAGAGTTTTAGATTTACTCTGTGATTCCATCCGAAGCGGTGGTGGTGATTTTTACGCTGGTGTTGGTTCAACCATTCATTACCTGAAAGAAAAAGGGTATACCATCACTTGCGCATCCAATGGACGAAAACCTTATATCGAAACCGTTCTCGATACAGCTGGTGTATTACAATACTTTGAACCCATTGTTGTGATCAACCAAGAGACCATCCACACCAAAGGTGAAATTTTAGCAGAGTATGTACGCAAATACAGTTTAGAGCCAAATTCCATTGCAATGATCGGAGATCGGTTCAGTGACTGGGAAGCGGCGAGGCAGAATGGATGCCCTTTTGGCTTTTGCACCTATGGTCATGGAGTTCCAGGCGAAATCCCTGACTTTGATTGGAAATTCGACGATTTAACGAATTTGAAACAATTTTTTTAAATTCGAAATTCAATACAATTCCGACATTGATAGTGTGGCGGTACATCCCCAAATCCAAGAAGACAAATGGAAATCATTACGCTATTTCCTTGGCGGGATCTTCTTTGTACTCGTCCTAATTGAAAAGTCTATGGGCTTTGATCCGAAAGTTTCAGGAAATTTTTTTCCGAAACAAGGTTTTCGGAATATCGGAAAACAAGTTGATAAAACAAAATTTGCCGAACCAGTGGACCCTTTCCAAAGTGAAACCTTTGAGGATGATTTAAATTGGGAAGAAGAAGTATTTAATCATTCTTACCCAACAAATCCAAAGTCCACCAAACAAACAAAAGTCATCGATGAAACGATTCCTGAAATCACCCTCCCAGAAGACAGATTCCCAGGTGCGGGAAAACGAATCAGTGCAGAACCTGGATACCTTCCTGTTTACTTTCTTAAATTTTATGGTTCTGGAAAAAATAGCCAGTCCCAACTCGTAAAGCTCACCAGAGAATTTCCTGGTGGGGATCCAATTGTATTTTTATTCCAAGAACTCACCAAAGGCCCCACATCTACTGAAAAATCAAAGGGTGTGCTTTCTGCTCTCTCCAAAAAAATCCGAATGGAACCAAACTACCGTTTAGAAGATGGAATCTTACACATTTCCATTTCGGAAGAGTTGAATTCTGGTGGGAGCATGGAAATCTTAAAAGACCGATTGGACCAAATTACCTTTACCTATGTCGGAAATTTCGGAATCCAAGGAGTTGTACTATACTCGAATGGTGAAAGGATCCGAACTTTGGGAAGTGATGGAATGTCCTTACCGGATGTTTTGGCCAAAACACAACGAAAAGTGATTTTGTTCTAACCCACTAAATGGTTTACAACGAAACGACAAACTGTATTCTCAAGATTGGTTTCCACCATGCGTAGGTACACATTCAAACGATACGGTTTTGTATTGCGTAAATTATTTCTACGCCCCTACCACCCAGACTTTATCTCCACAAATTTAGATGATATCGCTTCATCCTTACAAATCTTCAGTGTGATGACCGCCGTCACATCCATCATATCGTTGTTGTTTGTAGACTCACTTGTGAGAACCAAGGAAGCTAGTTTTTGGATTGCATTTTTTCGAATTTCATCTCTTGCGATTTGTTTTTCCGTTTACCTCTTAGCAAAACGAGGAATCAAACAATACCAAAAACAAATCCTAGGAATCACGAGTCTTGTTCTTATTGGACTCGTAACTCTTTATATCCCGATGATGGTTTTTGATAATCCCAATCATGCTTATTATTTATTCGGTTCTGCTATCGTGATAGCCGGAGCTTCCATTTTACTCTGGTTAGAACCGATTCGAATTTGTATCCTCTCTTTGATTTATATTTCCATTTTTATTCCCTTACATTTGAATTATTCCCGCATCCAAGGATTTGATCGTTATTTTTTCTACCAAGATGTTCTCATTGTATCATTTTTGCTAGCATTTGGGATTGTTGCAAACTTTCTCATCAATTACTGGAGATTTGAAGAGTATCGAGTCAAAGAAAAACTCCATATAACAGTGGGTAAACTCCTTCGTATCAATCAGAAAATTGAAGATTTATCCCGCGTAGATTCCATGACAGAACTTTTTAACCGAAGGCATCTATTAGAACAATTTGATCTGTATAAAAAAAGATCACACCGAGAAGGATTTGTGATTGGTTTAGTAATTTTAGATTTGGACAAACTAAAGACCATTAACGATCGTTATGGGCACAAACAAGGTGACATTGCCATCCAAGCATTTGCCAAAACGTTAAAATCCAGAACTCGGATCACAGACATTGCGGCAAGGATTGGAGGAGATGAGTTTTGTTTGTTAGTTTCACCGATTGATAAAGAGGGACTACATACCTTAACCGAATCCATCAGGGAAAAAATGGAAGAATTACAAATTCCGATCTACAACAACCCGAGCGAGTCCCTTACTTTAACAGTTTCGATTGGTGGAACTCTATTCCACCCAGAAGACGATCCTAGTTTTGACGAACTGTATCATAAAATAGACACTGCGCTTTACACCTCCAAAAATGAAGGCCGAAACCGCATCACACTCCTAGAAATGTAAAAAAATGATCGACGGAAATGGGATTCGAATCTAGTCTTACAACTGAGACTGATTCTCAGTTTATGTCCATTACGGATAAGGTGTAAAACTTACGAGATGGGGAAATATCCCCCATCTTTTTTTTTATAAAAACACAAGTGAGATCCCAATTATCGATTCTGGGGATGGAACTTAAAATTCGAATGAATTCATACAATTTCTAGTGGAGAACTGACTTCTTCGTAATCGAGGTTTCTGCGGACTGGACGAAATCCCCCTTCTTGCAAAAACTTTCTCGCTTCCTTTTCTGTTTTTAAACCAAACGACCTGAGGACATTTTCTTCGATCACAACAGAGGAGATATCATCCGCACCTGAATACAAAGCAAGTTGGCCCACACCTTTTCCAAGTACCATCACGGATGTTTCGATGTGTGGGATATTGTCTAAGAAAATTCTGCAAATTCCGAGAACCTTTAGGTATTCATGTGTCGGAACAGGTCTTACTGTAAACCGTTTGGTTTGGGGTTGGAAAGTCCAAGGGATAAAAGACAAAAATCCACCCGTTCTGTCCTGTAAATCTCGCACCACTTGTAAGTGTTCGATGACTTCCTCTTCTGTTTCTTCCGATCCAAAGACAATATTGGCAGAGCCTCTCAGTCCCACTTCATGGCAGGTTTCCATGGCTCGCACCCATTCCGCTACTGAGGCTTTTTTCGGAGAGATGATTTGGCGCATCCTTTCGGTTAGGATTTCAGCACCAGCCCCAGGCACAGAATCAAGACCAACTTCTTTTAGGATTTGTAACACTTCCCTGAGAGGTTTTCCTGTAATGGTTTCTAAATTGATCACTTCCACGGGTGAAAAGGCACGAATGTGCATCTTCGGGTATTTTGCCTTCACGGTACGAATCACATCCAAATAATATTCGAAAGGAAGTTCAGGATAAACCCCTCCTTGTAAGAACATTTGGTCAGCACCTTCTTCTACCGCGTAGTCCATCTTTTGTAAGATGTCCTCTTTGGAGAGAACGTAACCCTTCCCATTTCCAATTTCATCCATAAAGGAA
Protein-coding sequences here:
- the mqnC gene encoding cyclic dehypoxanthinyl futalosine synthase — its product is MNLSSFSLNPNDPADVVLLKAVDGKRISPSEALVLYKDGDFLKIQMVARYLREKVRPHTEASYTMFRVVNYTNYCNVECNFCSFMDEIGNGKGYVLSKEDILQKMDYAVEEGADQMFLQGGVYPELPFEYYLDVIRTVKAKYPKMHIRAFSPVEVINLETITGKPLREVLQILKEVGLDSVPGAGAEILTERMRQIISPKKASVAEWVRAMETCHEVGLRGSANIVFGSEETEEEVIEHLQVVRDLQDRTGGFLSFIPWTFQPQTKRFTVRPVPTHEYLKVLGICRIFLDNIPHIETSVMVLGKGVGQLALYSGADDISSVVIEENVLRSFGLKTEKEARKFLQEGGFRPVRRNLDYEEVSSPLEIV
- a CDS encoding HAD family hydrolase, with the translated sequence MVAFDVDGTLFSSESIIFKTYVQAIEEFAKKTGKITSLPTHDQIINEIGKPVRTIFANLLPSLPESERDSISSRVLDLLCDSIRSGGGDFYAGVGSTIHYLKEKGYTITCASNGRKPYIETVLDTAGVLQYFEPIVVINQETIHTKGEILAEYVRKYSLEPNSIAMIGDRFSDWEAARQNGCPFGFCTYGHGVPGEIPDFDWKFDDLTNLKQFF
- a CDS encoding GGDEF domain-containing protein is translated as MRRYTFKRYGFVLRKLFLRPYHPDFISTNLDDIASSLQIFSVMTAVTSIISLLFVDSLVRTKEASFWIAFFRISSLAICFSVYLLAKRGIKQYQKQILGITSLVLIGLVTLYIPMMVFDNPNHAYYLFGSAIVIAGASILLWLEPIRICILSLIYISIFIPLHLNYSRIQGFDRYFFYQDVLIVSFLLAFGIVANFLINYWRFEEYRVKEKLHITVGKLLRINQKIEDLSRVDSMTELFNRRHLLEQFDLYKKRSHREGFVIGLVILDLDKLKTINDRYGHKQGDIAIQAFAKTLKSRTRITDIAARIGGDEFCLLVSPIDKEGLHTLTESIREKMEELQIPIYNNPSESLTLTVSIGGTLFHPEDDPSFDELYHKIDTALYTSKNEGRNRITLLEM
- a CDS encoding GerMN domain-containing protein; this translates as MAVHPQIQEDKWKSLRYFLGGIFFVLVLIEKSMGFDPKVSGNFFPKQGFRNIGKQVDKTKFAEPVDPFQSETFEDDLNWEEEVFNHSYPTNPKSTKQTKVIDETIPEITLPEDRFPGAGKRISAEPGYLPVYFLKFYGSGKNSQSQLVKLTREFPGGDPIVFLFQELTKGPTSTEKSKGVLSALSKKIRMEPNYRLEDGILHISISEELNSGGSMEILKDRLDQITFTYVGNFGIQGVVLYSNGERIRTLGSDGMSLPDVLAKTQRKVILF